The Fusobacterium massiliense DNA window TTATATACCTCTTTTCTATTTTGGATTTGGATTCGCTGGAACTATATGTGCAGTTCCTTTTGAATCATAATGTATTGTAAATCTACTTGTTATACTTCTTTGTCCTGTATCTTTGTCAATAAATATACCATTATATTTTCCTTGTGTATCCACTATTTCTTTAACAATTTTTCCATCTCTTTCAATTTTTTGTCCTGTACCTTGAAAATCATTAAGTATATTACTAGCTGTTTGCATATCTACTTCGCCCTTTCCTTGTTGAAAGTTATTGTGTCCAACTACATGTTTCCCTTGTTTTCCCTCATGTAATTTAACATTTTGTGATTTAACGGTAGTTGATAATTTTCCATTAGCTTCATTTAGTTCATTATTGGTAATATTATTTGGTTCCAATCCATTTTTCACTAAATTTCCTTCTGTAGATGTTACTCGATTAGGTATAAATTTACTTGCTCCTTTATACCCAAGTTCAAATCCTACTATATTAGCAAAAAATTTCATATCTTCTTTATAAAGCTTCTTATCTAAAGTTGGAGTTGAGTCATAATAATTTTTTATATCTCTTAAAATTGCTTTATCCATCTTCTCTGCTTGATTTCTAGGAATATTTATTCCATTTTTGTAGTTAAGATCACTAATTACTGTATATTCTGCTCCTTTTTGTTTATAATATTCTGGAAATCTACTACTCATATATAAATCAGTTTCTGCAGATATTCTCTTTCTTGGGTCTTTCTTAGGCTCAACTAAACCTAAAGTTGTTGGATCTGGAGCTCCTGCATCTTCTGACCAAAAGAAAAATCCTCCTATTGCCATTGAACTTACACTAGCTGTTCCTGTTATTATTTTTTCTGCTAGTTTATATCCAGCACCAGTTACAGCTCCTTCAGTAATACCTTCTTTAAAGCCATCTTTATATGCTACAGTTATATCCTCTCTATATTCTTTTGTTGTATCAATATTTCTTCTTAAGTACAAATATCTACTTTTATATGCAGCTTTTTCTAAAGTATAAGCACTACTATTCATTAATTCAAATTGAAGGGGTACTTCTTCTCTAGCATATTTTTCATATTCTCTTACAACTCCAATTTTTTCATTAATTTTTGCAATTTTTCTATCTTTTTCTATTCTTGCTTGTTCTTTTTCTTTGGCAATTTTATCCATTTCCTTTGGAGTAAGACTAGAGACAAACTCGTATCTATCAGCTATCTCTTTTAGCTTCTTTCTATATTCAGCTTCTGCTTTTGCTATATCATTTTTAGCTTCTAACTCTGCTCTATAACCATCAGCAGTAACCTCACTATCAGGATTCATTTGTGCATTATCTAGTTTAGCTATATCTATTGGATTTGCCTTATTTTTTGCTATTCTCTTTTGTATTTCTTCATAAGCTATTTCTCCTGCTACTGTTGAACGTAGTTGTCCTTTATCATTTGCTTTTCCTTTGTTATCTATTAAATCTTCTCTTATCTTCCATTCTCTTGCAAGTGACGGTCTTACTTCTTTATCTTTTGCATTTTGGTTTATAAATATCTTTTTAGTTACTTTATCATAAAAAGCTACTATTTCTTTTCCTTCTGCTTTTAACTCATCTATTCTTTCTTTTACTTTTTCTGATAATGTTGGGTCATTTGGATCAAATTTTTCTATTTCTACTCCAAGCTCTTTTTGTACTTCTTTTCTTTCTAATTTTCCTTTTGCAATAATATCCATTGCAGGTGCTGTTTGAACTCTAACTATTGCTTCCTTTATTTCTATTAGACTTCTTCTTTCTGCATCCCCTATATCTTGGCTCTTATTACCATTTATCATATTATCTATTGTTTTTACTACTGTTCTTCCTGTTGCTTTTCCTTCTATTAAAGCAATTTGAAGATCTTCTTTAAACTTTTCAGGATTTTTAATATAGTTAATTGTTTGAGATTCTATATTTATATCTGTTTTAAAATCTCTATCTTCTGTTATCTCTGTCATTGTATCTAAATCTCTATTTATTTCATCTCCAGAAGATTTTCCTATTTCTACATTACCTATTACTGTATTCTTTGTTATTCCTTCTTGTTTTCTATCAGAATAATTTACTCCTATACTAGTTATTCCAGAAGTTGATACTCCTACTGAACCACCTACTGTTTTTAATTTATCTACATTTTCTAAGTTATGTCCTACATATTCATCTATTGATAATTTTCCATTTTCACTTGTACCTATCGCAGAAGCTGTATTTTCTACCTTACCTACCTTTAGATCACTTCCATCTCCTATTATGAAAGTACTTGCATTATCTACAACTCTTCTTTCTCCATTTGTTTGTGAATAGTTTACACTTCCTGATGGAAGACCATTTGCTGATACACTTAAGCTTCCACCTTTTGTACTTCCCTTTGTTGTAGATGTATTTTGTTTACTTTCAATAGTTAGATTTTCAATATTACCAGTAACTTTTCCACCTTCTTGATTAAATCCAGAAAGAGTCATATTCTTAGTATTGTTATGCACTTCATCTACATTTACAAATCTACCATTTTGGTAAGTAGTTCCATTACTATTCATTTTTGATTGAGAAGCTGAAATACTTACCCCATTTCCTTCTGTTTGGAAACCATTATTGTAGTTAATAGTTACACCAGCTGATATTCCACTACTTTGGTAAGTAGTTCCATTACTATTCATATTTGATTTAGAAGCTGAAACTCTAATTGCATCTACTTCTGTTTTGGAAAGTATTTATATGGGAATTATTGCTTACTTACTTTTTATTTTTAAACTATATAAAAGCTGAATAAATATATTTCTATCTATTCAGCTTAACTTTATTTATTCTGCCATAATATCATACTATCTTTTATATATTTTTTTAATCATTTTTATCATAAATTTTATATTTTGAAATAATTACATCCTTTTATGTGCATTTTTTATATATACTTTCAGTTTCAAATAAAAGATGAGATAATTCTGTATCAAATGAATAACTATCAATTAGAGGATAAGTATAACTAGGCATATATTTATTTTTATCTAGTACTTGCATCATTATTTTTATTTGTCTTTTTGCTTCCTTTAAAATACCTCTTGGAACCTCATCAAAATTTCTCATTTCTATATCATAAGGAGTTAATTTGGGTTCTGGTTTTAATAATTCTTCTTCTATTCTATCTAATGTTTTTTGACATTGTTGTATAACTTTTTCTAAATTTTTTTTTCTTATGCTCATTTTCTAATTCCTTTCCTTATTTTTAAGGTTCTAATAATGTCTTATATTTCCAAGGTTGATAAATAAATATTTGCTCAGCTCCTCCTGGATAAATATAATGTGCTTCATCTAATTTCTGTGAATTTGCTATTCCTTTAAGTATTATTGTTCCTGGTTCAATTTGCCATTGTTTTATTCCTGTCATTTGATTCCAAGATGGAGGTAATGCTAAACTTTCTCTATTTGTATATGAACTAAAAATTTTAAATAAAAATCGAATCAATTTATTAGTTTTAAGATGTCTAATTCTTTATATTACTTTATCTGTATCAATTTTCTTTTACTACTACCTACTCTACATTTCATCTTTATATGGTAGTCGAACTATATTTTTAAAACATTCTTCTGAAGCTCCAAACAATTTATAATTTTTCCTAGCTGTATTTAATGACACTCTATTCGGTCCAATAATTTCATCAGGCTTCTCCTCTGACACTTTATCATATTGCCAATAGCAAACTTCACAAATATCTACAATTACTTCATCTACATTATTTATTGTTAAATAACCACAACATGGACATCTTTTTCTTTTCATAGTTGGTCTCCTTTAATTTTTATTTTGGTGCATATTTTTCAATTTGTTCTAATCAATATAATTTCCCATTCTCTGGTTTATAATAAAAAATTTTTTTCTTGTATTCATTTTCTTATTTTTTCTCTCTATTATTTTCTAATATTATTTATTTAAATTATTTTTATTCAATGACTACTATATCCTTACAATATGAATTAACTGTTTTAGTTTATATATTTTATAATCCATAGATTAGAAATTCTTTTAATCATATAAAACTGTACAATATTTTGGATTTATTTTATTTAAAATTCTTCTTAAAATTATTGCATCTTGAGGAAATTTTTCTTTTATGTCATTCCAATTATGTAAAATAATTTTTTTAGGAAGAATAGTATCATAGATAAAATCTTCAATTGCATCCCAATTATTACCACAATGTTGAGGAAGATTCAAAGCTTTTTTGATAGAAAAAATTAATTCTAATTTATTATTGGTATTGTAAAAATTTATAAAAACTTCTTCTTTTTGTTCATATCTCTTTTTTAAAATATCTATAACTACATTATCTTCATTAGAATTAATTAAATTTTCTATATATGCATCACTTATTTCATCATATATTGATTTATAATTCTTTAACATATAATTATATAAATATGTATTTATAGTAATTATATCTTCCTTTTTATTAAAGTTTGAAGATAAAATATTCCAATACACTTCTTCTTCTAAGGCATTCTGAAAACTATCTATGTCTTGATAAAAAATATTTTCAAACTGTTTATCTGAAATATATTTTTTTAAATATAAACAAATAATCCTAATATACTTCATAATTTCTCCTTTTTTTAAATAATTAGTTATTTATAAAAATCTTTTTAATTATATAAATATAGAGCTTTAAAGTTAAAACTACATTTATAACTTTCCTCTAAAATTTTTATAAAATCATATTTTATATTTTAAAACTTTTATAAATATAAAACATTAAGGCAAAATAGGAAATACTGTTTTATAGTGATCATATGTTCCATATATCAAGCCATCACTTGAATATAGAATTCTATAACCTGGATTTTTAAAATTTGAACGACTCATTATGTAGTTAATTCCCACATCAGCTTCATACCATATTCTTCCATTTTTTATTGCTAAAATCCCAGTAGAATTATTAAAAATATCTCCTCCAATAGCCTTTCCAGGTGCATAATTATTTAATGCTTTTCCTTCCGACCATCCCAATACTTTTGCTTGAGCTTTAGTAATATAATTATTTGGCAATCTTCCTGTTTTAGTAATACTATCTACTGCATCATTAGCTAATTCACTAACTCTATATTGTTCTTTTAATCTAGCATAGTTTGTTACATTATGAGCAGGATAATTCAATTCTTTTAAAGAATTATTTAATTTATAATTTGTATATATTTCCTTTCCTTTAGAAATACCTGCTCCTACTGTTTTCATTACCATAGGAATTACTACTATATCTGTTGCTGATTCAACAGAACCTCTTATAAATTCTTGTTTTCCTTCTACCTCTTCTTTTGTTCCATATTGAGTACTTCCCTTTCCTACTCTTCCAGCTTCATCTCCTAATTTAGAACCAAATCCTAAGGTTGCAGATTTAAATAGACTGTTTACTGTTGCAAATCCTTCACTTACTGCACCTTTCATATCTGAATTAAAAAATTTATCTCCTGCTTCAAGTAAATGAAGTGAAACATTTCCTATTTCATCTAAACTTTTTTTAAGATGATATCCATAAGATTTTGCTCTTGGATTACTTTCAATAACAACCTCTTTTTTTATACCATCTATTCTTTTATAATATTCTCTATCTGAATTATTTTTATTTAATGAATCTACTATAGGATCTGCTATTGCTATTTTTTTCTTTCCTTCTTTACTTTCTGCATAGATTAAATGTATACTCTTAACATGAAAATCTGGTCTAAAAATAAAGTCTTCAATTTTACCTTTATCTCCTCTCATTTCTTTTAAAATTTTAGGATTCTTTTTCCAAGCACCATTACTCATTGCTTCTATGTATTTAAGTGTATTAAAATATTGAGCTTCAACATCTTTATCTGCTAAATCTGCTGTGACCTCACTATCTTTATCCATCTTTGCTACATCAAAACTTGATGCACTTATTGGATTTTTATCACCTTTCTTTAATCTATCCTTTATCTCATCATAGGCTATCTCTCCTGCTACTGTTGAACGTAGTTGTCCTTTATTATTTTCCTTTCCTCTTCCTAGCTTTAAGTCTTCTTTTATCTTGTATTCTCTTGCTATGGAAGCTCTTACTTCTTCATCTTTTGCATTTTGGTTTATAAATATCTTTTTAGTTACTTTATCATAAAAAGCTACTATTTCTTTTCCTTCTGCTTTTAACTCATCTATTCTTTCTTTTACTTTTTCTGATAATGTTGGGTCATTTGGATCAAATTTTTCTATTTCTACTCCAAGCTCTTTTTGTACTTCTTTTCTTTCTAATTTTCCTTTTGCAATAATATCCATTGCAGGCGCTGTTTGAACTCTAACTATTGCTTCCTTTATTTCTATTAGACTTCTTCTTTCTGCATCTCCTATATCTTGGCTCTTATTACCATTTATCATATTATCTATTGTTTTTACTACTGTTCTTCCTGTTGCTTTTCCTTCTATTAAAGCAATTTGAAGATCTTCTTTAAACTTTTCAGGATTTTTAATATAGTTAATTGTTTGTGATTCTATATTTATATCTGTTTTAAAATCTCTATCTTCTGTTATCTCTGTCATTGTATCTAAATCTCTATTTATTTCATCTCCAGAAGATTTTCCTATTTCTACATTACCTATTACTGTATTCTTTGTTATTCCTTCTTGTTTTCTATCAGAATAATTTACTCCTATACTAGTTATTCCAGAAGTTGATACTCCTACTGAACCACCTACTGTTTTTAATTTATCTACATTTTCTAAGTTATGTCCTACATATTCATCTATTGATAATTTTCCATTTTCACTTGTACCTATCGCAGAAGCTGTATTTTCTACCTTATCTACCTTTAGATCACTTCCATCTCCTATTATGAAAGTACTTGCATTATCTACAACTCTTCTTTCTCCATTTGTTTGTGAATAGTTTACACTTCCTGATGGAAGACCATTTGCTGATACACTTAAGCTTCCACCTTTTGTACTTCCCTTTGTTGTAGATGTATTTTGTTTACTTTCAATAGTTAGATTTTCAATATTACCAGTAACTTTTCCACCTTCTTGATTAAATCCAGAAAGAGTCATATTCTTAGTATTGTTATGCACTTCATCTACATTTACAAATCTACCATTTTGGTAAGTAGTTCCATTACTATTCATTTTTGATTGAGAAGCTGAAATACTTACCCCATTTCCTTCTGTTTGGAAACCATTATTGTAGTTAATAGTTACACCAGCTGATATTCCACTACTTTTACCAGTAGATGAATATGAATTATTTAATTCAACAGCTGTCTTATTAATATTTTCTACATTATTATAGATAAGTTTAGTATCTTGTGCTTGTGTTCCAACATATTCAACATTCTTTACAGTATTGTAAGTTATACTTGAATTTTCATCTTTTCCCTTTATTGTTGTTACAACAGCTCTTTCACTATGCGAGTTTGATTTAGAACTTGCTTTATTAAACCCTAAGTTTACTCCTACATTTGCATAGAAGTTATTATTAACTTTAAAATCACCATCTTTAATATCTTTTAAAGTTGCTTTACTTCCATCTTTTTTAGTAATATTACTACTTAAACCTTGAACTAAACCTGTAACAGTGTTAGTTGTTGAAGCTATACCTCCAAGTATATCTCCTGACTTCATTTGATTAAATGAATCTATCCCTTGTTTCGCTCTATCTAAGGCAGGTGATTTTATTCTTACTGATAGATTTATTCCACTGCTCTTTGATGATGTTTCTATATCTTTTACATCTTTTCTTGCTCCATAAGTAATATTTCCATTATTTATTTCAATATTACCATGTTTGAAATTTGTTGCTGTTATTTCTGCACCCTTATTAAGAGTTACATTATCTCCTAATACTAGATTAGATTTAGCATTTGTTAAATCTTTTTCTTTTAACTTACTTTCTGATTTTCCATATCCAACAGAAAGTCCTCCACTTCCTATACTTCCACTAAATCCTTTTTTACTTTCTTCATAGGAATATGTGCTATTTAAAGCTATTGAATCTGTTGTTAATTTACCTAAAACTTGTGAATTATCTCCCAATATTAAATTAGAACCTACAACATCAATATCTTTTGTGATTATTCCTTGATTCTTTACATAAAGATTGCTCGCTGAATTTTCTTCATCGTGAACTTTTTCTTTTTTAGATTTTGAACTCAAGAATCCTTTTTGTTTACTTCTACTTTCTCTATCCTCTGAATCAACTTCAGATTTTACTAGAACTTTTGCATCAATTAAAGCATTATCTGCTATTACTGTTGAACCTAAAATATTTAAATTATCAGCAGAAATACTTAGATTTTCAGTTTCTAATTGAGAGCCTACATTTCTTACAAAAGCATAGGAATTAAAGTTATTATCATCTTTTCCAAACTTTTGCTCTCCACTTAATTTTAAGCCTTCAATATTTACATTAATAGCTTCTATATTTGTATTTATAGCTCTAGTTATAGCTGCTATACTTGAATAATTTTTTGCAAAAATATTTAAGTTGTTTGCGCTTATTTCTGAAATATTTTCTAGCTCCGTATGTCTTGTTCTGTTAAGTTCTCCAAAATTGTAATTAAAGCCTTTTATTGTAGTTCTATTAAAAATGTTTTCATTTGAAATTAAATTTAAATTATTTCTCGCAAATATTTTCGAACCTTGATTTATTATACTATTTTTCCCTATTAACTCAACATCAAAACCTTTTATTTCTGCTTGGCTATTTCCTATACTTTTATTTAAGATCTCATCTGCTTCTAAATATGTTTTTCCACTTCCACCAATAATTCCTGCATTATCAATTTTATTAGCAACTATTGTTGTTTTTTCTATTCCAGCTATTCTATTTTTCCCACTAGAGTTAATATTATTTAAAGTATCTTTTGATAAGTAAACTCTTGGCGCTAAAACATTTAAATCATTTACTTTTTGATACTCATACCAAAGTATATCTCTTTCTAAATTAGCTATCTGTTCTCTTGTTAAAGGACTTCCAATAGTTAAATTTTGTTTTTTGCTTTCAATTTCTGCATTATCAATTAATTCTTTCATTGAAAATGCTTTTCCATTTAAAAATCTTGTTCCAAGTTTTTCAAATAAGGTTTTTTCTACTAATTGATTTTCATAGAAAGCATCTCCAAGTCTTCTAACATTGTCCCACTTATCTTTATACCCTATTTTATCTAAGAAATAATCACTTCCATAGTAATTACTTTTAGAAATATATTTAAGTCTCGTTTCTAAAATATATTTTGATGTAGGATTTGTATTTTCAACAAATAGAGCTGATGGAATATTTGATATTGGTTCAATTTTCCCAGTATTTATTATATTTTGAATCTCAGACATATTACTAACAACTTCAATTTCTCTATTTATATTCTTGTCAGTAATTTTTAATTCGTTATTTATAATAGAATTACCTTGAGCAACAGTTTCTTTTTTCATTTCAGGAATAATGACAGGTTTATTTTCTCTTTTTCTTCCATTAGCTTCATCTATTGCTTGAACAACTTCATTTTTTACTTTTATATCTAGAGATTTACCCTCAATTACACTTGGTTGACCTGTTACATAACCATATCTTCCTATGTATATTCTTTCATAAGGAACTCTTACTCTAATACCATCATCTAAATAAGTGTAGTTCCTTTTTTCTACACTTCTTTCTTTTCTTCCATTTGGGAAAGTATACTCATAAACATAATCGTTTTGAAAATCTCTTACATAAGTTGTTGTATTATTTGCCTCATGATAAGGATGAAAAGGATCTACAAGACTAAAGCCCTCAAAACTTTCACTTAATCCTAAAACTTCTTCTCCTGTTTTTACTTTTATTTTGCCTCCAGAAGTACTTACAAGATTTTCTAATTTATCTGCATTGATGGTTACAATTTCTTTTGTAGAAATTATTGAATCTTTATTCAAAATATTTTTAGCCTCAATATCAATATTATTATTAGCTAAAATTTTTCCATGATGTGTTTTCGCTTGATTTATTAGTCTTTCTTTTAAAGCAATTTTAGGTGTTTTTGAACTTCCGGTTTTTATGGTATTATTTTCTCCTAAAAAACCTCTCATATAGTCCGGGTATTTAGAAAATAAGTAAGATGGGTAAATATGATTTACCATAATATTTTTTAATTTATCAAAATGTCTTTCTTGACCTTCTCTAGCCTCATCTCTTGCTCTTCCACCACTACTAATACTTTCCCCATGAAAGTCTGAACTTTCTCTATTTCTTTTCCACAAATTATTTACTTCATCTAAAGTTAAATAATCCACATCCCAAGTTTCATAAAAACTTTCATAACTATTGTAATCATCTACTTTTCCAATGTTCTCTACAATATCAGATTTAATTCTTAGCTTATTTTCTGCTTGAATAGTTCCAATATTATTTGTTAATTTCTTACTTTCAATGAAAATATTATTTGCTAATATTTCGCCCTCTTGGTTTTCAATAATATTTCCTGTTATATCTAAATTCTTACCGGCATAAATTGTTTTAGCCTTTTGATTTTCTATTTTTCCTAAAGAATTTATTTTCAAATCATTTTCACTTGCAAGTAAGTCTTTATTTACCAAATCTTTAGTTTTAATATCTACATTAGTCCCACTAAGTATAGCTTTATTTTCTATTTTTTCATTAGCTTTTAATTTTAGATCTTGAGCTGATAAATCTTTTTTGTTTGTAAAATTCCTACTATCTATTGAAATTAAATTCTTTCCTGTTGTTTCTCCATCATTTACAACATCTTTAGCTTTTATTGTAAGGCTATTTTCTCCGTGTAATTTTGAAACTAAATTTACATCTTGACTTGTTGTTAAGATTACATCTGTTCCTGTAATTTCTCCAGTATTTGAGAATTTTTTTAAATCTTTCATTTCAATATTATTTGAAGCTATCTTTCCTGTATTTGCCAAATCTGTTTCATTTAACTTTATTTCTTTATTTGAAACTATTTCACCGGAATTTTTTAACTCATTATTATTTGCTTCAATTTTATTTAATGCCTTAATATTTTTTGTATTAGTTAATTTATTCGTTGTTAGAACTATATTATTTAAAGCTAGTAAATCGCCTGTATTTTCAACTGTATTTACATTAGCAACTATATTATCAGCTTTAATTAATGAATTATTTCCATTGTTTTTTAATTCATTTCCAATAATATTTAGATTTCCTGTTTCAAT harbors:
- a CDS encoding barstar family protein; amino-acid sequence: MKYIRIICLYLKKYISDKQFENIFYQDIDSFQNALEEEVYWNILSSNFNKKEDIITINTYLYNYMLKNYKSIYDEISDAYIENLINSNEDNVVIDILKKRYEQKEEVFINFYNTNNKLELIFSIKKALNLPQHCGNNWDAIEDFIYDTILPKKIILHNWNDIKEKFPQDAIILRRILNKINPKYCTVLYD
- a CDS encoding CPCC family cysteine-rich protein, with the translated sequence MKRKRCPCCGYLTINNVDEVIVDICEVCYWQYDKVSEEKPDEIIGPNRVSLNTARKNYKLFGASEECFKNIVRLPYKDEM
- a CDS encoding polymorphic toxin type 50 domain-containing protein, which gives rise to MDKIAKEKEQARIEKDRKIAKINEKIGVVREYEKYAREEVPLQFELMNSSAYTLEKAAYKSRYLYLRRNIDTTKEYREDITVAYKDGFKEGITEGAVTGAGYKLAEKIITGTASVSSMAIGGFFFWSEDAGAPDPTTLGLVEPKKDPRKRISAETDLYMSSRFPEYYKQKGAEYTVISDLNYKNGINIPRNQAEKMDKAILRDIKNYYDSTPTLDKKLYKEDMKFFANIVGFELGYKGASKFIPNRVTSTEGNLVKNGLEPNNITNNELNEANGKLSTTVKSQNVKLHEGKQGKHVVGHNNFQQGKGEVDMQTASNILNDFQGTGQKIERDGKIVKEIVDTQGKYNGIFIDKDTGQRSITSRFTIHYDSKGTAHIVPANPNPK
- a CDS encoding two-partner secretion domain-containing protein translates to MKNKKIIAIFFQFLLSWNIFSANLVLDPNSNQNTSLDKSQTGIPIVNIATPNHRGVSVNNFLEYNVGKEGQVLNNADNVGRSHLAGLINSNPNLGPHQAANLAVIQVNGANRSDIEGYIEALSREKLNVILSNENGIYLNGAGTINIKNFTATTGKVNFVDGNVKDFDIEKGKILIGDKGFDLSSTDKSQMLSKLLEIQGKLVAGEKLDLVTGEHTFDMEEHIKNKDKKGGTLVISGDMIGAGSMYANQIKIHLTDKNSLLNMGGIFALKQNLEITAEGKVKVKNVQGNGIDIKAKEYEQTNSGLSQDNIKIDAQEIKLAGDKTQAEKEIVLKGNVENSANIYTKEFLETKDLINTGNIATLKDIKANNVNSTGEILTNSKFTADNVKTTNKLVAVSDISVKNLENSGVVGTSSTLNINGKLNNTKDIQASGNIKITGNAENTGEIVTAGSFTAKDTKTTKKLLAKENIVVGNLTNEGLLATEGKLDIAGSLKNTKNIFVKDDISSGAIENKGIVHAKNITTKGSVINENTIETGNLNIIGNELKNNGNNSLIKADNIVANVNTVENTGDLLALNNIVLTTNKLTNTKNIKALNKIEANNNELKNSGEIVSNKEIKLNETDLANTGKIASNNIEMKDLKKFSNTGEITGTDVILTTSQDVNLVSKLHGENSLTIKAKDVVNDGETTGKNLISIDSRNFTNKKDLSAQDLKLKANEKIENKAILSGTNVDIKTKDLVNKDLLASENDLKINSLGKIENQKAKTIYAGKNLDITGNIIENQEGEILANNIFIESKKLTNNIGTIQAENKLRIKSDIVENIGKVDDYNSYESFYETWDVDYLTLDEVNNLWKRNRESSDFHGESISSGGRARDEAREGQERHFDKLKNIMVNHIYPSYLFSKYPDYMRGFLGENNTIKTGSSKTPKIALKERLINQAKTHHGKILANNNIDIEAKNILNKDSIISTKEIVTINADKLENLVSTSGGKIKVKTGEEVLGLSESFEGFSLVDPFHPYHEANNTTTYVRDFQNDYVYEYTFPNGRKERSVEKRNYTYLDDGIRVRVPYERIYIGRYGYVTGQPSVIEGKSLDIKVKNEVVQAIDEANGRKRENKPVIIPEMKKETVAQGNSIINNELKITDKNINREIEVVSNMSEIQNIINTGKIEPISNIPSALFVENTNPTSKYILETRLKYISKSNYYGSDYFLDKIGYKDKWDNVRRLGDAFYENQLVEKTLFEKLGTRFLNGKAFSMKELIDNAEIESKKQNLTIGSPLTREQIANLERDILWYEYQKVNDLNVLAPRVYLSKDTLNNINSSGKNRIAGIEKTTIVANKIDNAGIIGGSGKTYLEADEILNKSIGNSQAEIKGFDVELIGKNSIINQGSKIFARNNLNLISNENIFNRTTIKGFNYNFGELNRTRHTELENISEISANNLNIFAKNYSSIAAITRAINTNIEAINVNIEGLKLSGEQKFGKDDNNFNSYAFVRNVGSQLETENLSISADNLNILGSTVIADNALIDAKVLVKSEVDSEDRESRSKQKGFLSSKSKKEKVHDEENSASNLYVKNQGIITKDIDVVGSNLILGDNSQVLGKLTTDSIALNSTYSYEESKKGFSGSIGSGGLSVGYGKSESKLKEKDLTNAKSNLVLGDNVTLNKGAEITATNFKHGNIEINNGNITYGARKDVKDIETSSKSSGINLSVRIKSPALDRAKQGIDSFNQMKSGDILGGIASTTNTVTGLVQGLSSNITKKDGSKATLKDIKDGDFKVNNNFYANVGVNLGFNKASSKSNSHSERAVVTTIKGKDENSSITYNTVKNVEYVGTQAQDTKLIYNNVENINKTAVELNNSYSSTGKSSGISAGVTINYNNGFQTEGNGVSISASQSKMNSNGTTYQNGRFVNVDEVHNNTKNMTLSGFNQEGGKVTGNIENLTIESKQNTSTTKGSTKGGSLSVSANGLPSGSVNYSQTNGERRVVDNASTFIIGDGSDLKVDKVENTASAIGTSENGKLSIDEYVGHNLENVDKLKTVGGSVGVSTSGITSIGVNYSDRKQEGITKNTVIGNVEIGKSSGDEINRDLDTMTEITEDRDFKTDINIESQTINYIKNPEKFKEDLQIALIEGKATGRTVVKTIDNMINGNKSQDIGDAERRSLIEIKEAIVRVQTAPAMDIIAKGKLERKEVQKELGVEIEKFDPNDPTLSEKVKERIDELKAEGKEIVAFYDKVTKKIFINQNAKDEEVRASIAREYKIKEDLKLGRGKENNKGQLRSTVAGEIAYDEIKDRLKKGDKNPISASSFDVAKMDKDSEVTADLADKDVEAQYFNTLKYIEAMSNGAWKKNPKILKEMRGDKGKIEDFIFRPDFHVKSIHLIYAESKEGKKKIAIADPIVDSLNKNNSDREYYKRIDGIKKEVVIESNPRAKSYGYHLKKSLDEIGNVSLHLLEAGDKFFNSDMKGAVSEGFATVNSLFKSATLGFGSKLGDEAGRVGKGSTQYGTKEEVEGKQEFIRGSVESATDIVVIPMVMKTVGAGISKGKEIYTNYKLNNSLKELNYPAHNVTNYARLKEQYRVSELANDAVDSITKTGRLPNNYITKAQAKVLGWSEGKALNNYAPGKAIGGDIFNNSTGILAIKNGRIWYEADVGINYIMSRSNFKNPGYRILYSSDGLIYGTYDHYKTVFPILP